In a genomic window of Akkermansia massiliensis:
- the fucU gene encoding L-fucose mutarotase: MLKNISPLISPSLLKILAEMGHGDEIVFSDAHFPGHTFNPTVLRADGLGADALLGAVIPLFELDAYATPVIMMAPVPGDSLDPAVEAKYRKALNYDGDIEQMERYAFYERAKKAYAVVITGETAKYGNIILKKGVTPLS; encoded by the coding sequence ATGTTAAAAAACATCTCTCCCCTCATCAGCCCTTCCCTGCTGAAAATTCTTGCGGAAATGGGGCATGGCGATGAAATCGTCTTTTCCGACGCCCACTTTCCCGGCCACACCTTCAACCCCACGGTGCTGAGGGCGGACGGACTGGGGGCGGACGCCCTGCTGGGCGCCGTCATCCCCCTCTTTGAACTGGACGCCTACGCCACGCCCGTCATCATGATGGCCCCGGTGCCGGGAGACTCCCTGGACCCGGCGGTGGAGGCCAAATACCGCAAGGCGCTGAACTATGACGGGGACATTGAACAAATGGAGCGCTACGCCTTCTATGAACGCGCCAAAAAGGCCTATGCCGTCGTCATTACCGGTGAAACCGCCAAATACGGCAACATCATCCTGAAAAAGGGCGTTACCCCGCTTTCCTGA
- a CDS encoding phosphotransferase enzyme family protein yields MPLSAVFHTDSLQEQVAALGDAFAIAGEFLHCDTINSGHINMTFRATYRKMDGTTDRYIFQRVNDAVFPCPRDVMHNVEKVTNHIRWKMLRVLKTPFRQTLNLYSARGGRKYLEIPGSGFWRCYNCIESTHTFDVAEHPRQAYEAARAFGAFQQLLCDMNPEDIHETIPFFHHTRKRFDRLQKAAARDSRGRLDSCRKELDFIRRRERYVDVLLDLQERGELPVRIVHNDTKINNVMLDRETDKAVCVIDLDTVMPGSILYDFGDMVRTMTSPAAEDEEDLDKTYLRMPMFEAVVKGYLDAVKDFITPQEISKLAFSGLLITLETGIRFLTDYLEGDVYFKTERERHNLHRARTQLKLVESMEQQMPEMEECIRKCFHAVNG; encoded by the coding sequence ATGCCTCTGTCCGCCGTTTTCCATACTGATTCCCTCCAGGAACAGGTTGCCGCCCTGGGCGACGCCTTCGCCATCGCCGGAGAATTCCTCCATTGCGACACCATCAACAGCGGCCATATCAACATGACCTTCCGGGCCACCTACCGGAAAATGGACGGCACCACGGACCGCTACATCTTCCAGCGCGTGAATGACGCCGTTTTCCCGTGCCCCAGGGACGTCATGCACAACGTGGAAAAGGTAACCAACCACATCCGCTGGAAGATGCTCCGGGTGCTGAAAACGCCCTTCCGCCAGACGCTGAACCTGTACTCCGCCCGTGGAGGCCGCAAGTACCTGGAAATCCCCGGTTCCGGCTTCTGGCGCTGCTACAACTGCATTGAAAGCACCCACACGTTTGACGTGGCGGAACATCCGCGCCAGGCGTATGAGGCCGCCCGCGCCTTCGGCGCCTTCCAGCAGCTCCTGTGCGACATGAACCCGGAGGACATCCATGAAACCATCCCGTTCTTCCACCACACCCGCAAGCGCTTTGACCGGTTGCAGAAAGCGGCCGCCAGGGACTCCCGCGGGCGTTTGGACTCCTGCCGGAAGGAGCTGGACTTCATCCGCCGCCGCGAACGGTACGTGGACGTGCTGCTGGACCTTCAGGAACGGGGGGAACTCCCCGTCAGAATCGTCCACAACGACACCAAGATCAACAACGTGATGCTGGACAGGGAAACGGACAAGGCCGTCTGCGTCATTGACCTGGACACCGTCATGCCCGGCAGCATCCTGTACGACTTCGGGGACATGGTGCGCACCATGACCTCTCCTGCGGCGGAAGATGAGGAAGACCTGGACAAAACCTACCTGCGCATGCCCATGTTTGAAGCCGTCGTCAAGGGCTACCTGGACGCCGTCAAAGACTTCATCACACCGCAGGAAATCTCCAAACTCGCCTTTTCCGGGCTGCTCATCACGCTGGAAACCGGCATCCGCTTCCTGACGGACTACCTGGAAGGGGACGTCTACTTTAAAACGGAAAGGGAGCGCCACAACCTGCACCGGGCGCGCACCCAGCTCAAGCTGGTGGAAAGCATGGAACAGCAGATGCCTGAAATGGAAGAATGCATCCGTAAATGCTTTCATGCCGTTAACGGCTGA